A window of the Lysinibacillus irui genome harbors these coding sequences:
- a CDS encoding SpoVR family protein, giving the protein MDTKELHRAIDEITEIATSFGLDFYPMRYEICPADIIYTFGAYGMPTRFSHWSFGKQFHKMKLQYDLGLSQIYELVINSNPCYAFLLDTNTLTQNKLIIAHVLAHCDFFKNNVRFSNTRRDMVESMTATAERIAGYEREYGKDEVEQFLDAVLAIQEHIDPSILRPKLSWSEDDELDEEKPPTKSPYDDLWSIEEKEKVYKPIRRRLKQFPPQPEKDLLLFLEEHSRELEEWQRDILTMMREEMLYFWPQLETKIMNEGWASFWHQRIMRELKLTTAETIEYAKLNAGVVQPSKTSINPYYLGIKIFEDIENRYNNPTEEMKKLGVLPNSGREKIFEVREVESDISFIRNYLTKDLAKREDLYLFQKKGNEYRITDKDHEMVRDQLVSMRVNGGFPYIVVKNGDYLRNGELYLVHGYEGMELDPHYLENVLPYIYQLWGRPVHLETYVDNKPMLYSFDGTKNYKRNV; this is encoded by the coding sequence ATGGACACGAAAGAGCTTCATCGAGCAATAGATGAAATTACCGAAATTGCCACTAGCTTTGGCTTAGATTTCTATCCAATGCGTTATGAAATTTGTCCAGCGGATATCATTTATACATTTGGTGCCTACGGTATGCCTACCCGCTTTTCTCATTGGAGCTTTGGAAAACAGTTTCATAAAATGAAGCTTCAATATGATTTAGGACTTAGCCAAATCTATGAGCTCGTCATTAATTCTAATCCATGCTATGCTTTTTTACTTGATACAAATACATTGACCCAAAATAAATTAATTATCGCCCACGTTTTAGCGCACTGTGATTTCTTTAAAAATAATGTCCGTTTTTCCAATACAAGAAGAGATATGGTAGAGAGCATGACCGCAACGGCTGAGCGTATAGCTGGCTATGAACGAGAATATGGCAAAGATGAGGTTGAACAGTTTTTAGATGCAGTTTTAGCGATTCAAGAACATATTGATCCATCTATTTTACGACCGAAGTTATCCTGGAGTGAGGACGATGAGCTTGATGAGGAAAAACCACCAACAAAATCACCATATGATGATTTGTGGAGCATAGAAGAAAAGGAAAAAGTTTATAAACCTATCCGCCGCAGATTAAAGCAATTTCCGCCGCAGCCAGAAAAGGACCTGCTGTTGTTTTTAGAGGAGCATAGTCGTGAGTTGGAAGAATGGCAACGTGATATATTAACGATGATGCGGGAGGAAATGCTTTATTTTTGGCCTCAATTAGAAACGAAAATCATGAATGAGGGATGGGCATCCTTCTGGCACCAACGAATTATGCGGGAGTTAAAGCTAACAACCGCTGAGACCATCGAATATGCAAAATTAAATGCAGGGGTCGTGCAACCCTCCAAAACATCGATAAATCCATATTACCTCGGGATTAAAATATTTGAAGATATTGAAAATCGCTATAATAACCCTACAGAGGAAATGAAGAAGTTAGGTGTACTGCCAAATTCGGGGCGTGAAAAGATTTTTGAGGTAAGAGAGGTAGAATCCGATATTTCCTTTATCCGAAACTACTTAACTAAGGATTTAGCGAAGCGTGAAGATTTATATTTGTTCCAAAAGAAAGGTAATGAGTATCGTATTACTGATAAGGATCATGAGATGGTTCGAGATCAGCTTGTATCGATGCGTGTCAATGGTGGCTTTCCTTATATTGTGGTGAAAAATGGTGATTATTTACGTAATGGTGAGCTTTATTTAGTGCATGGCTACGAAGGAATGGAGCTAGACCCTCATTATTTAGAAAATGTATTGCCATATATTTATCAGCTGTGGGGACGTCCGGTTCATTTAGAGACGTATGTGGATAATAAACCAATGCTTTACTCCTTTGATGGTACAAAAAACTATAAACGCAATGTGTAA
- the yhbH gene encoding sporulation protein YhbH, which yields MTEHENKRFVISQENWSLHRKGHQDQQRHMEKVKDAIKNNLPDLVSEESIVMSNGREVIKIPIRSLDEYKIRYNYDNSKHVGQGQGDSNVGDVVARDGSKANQAQGKGKEAGDKPGQDYYEAEVSIEEIQNILFHELELPNLQQKEKADIKTEKIEFNDIRKKGLMGNVDKKRTILNALKRNAMYGKAEITPIHNDDLRFKTWDEVEKPESKAVVLAMMDTSGSMGSFEKYCARSFFFWMTKFLRSKYETVEIEFIAHHTEAKVVTEEEFFTKGESGGTICSSAYKKALELIQDKYHPSRYNIYPVHFSDGENISMDNEKCLKLVGELMDVSSMFGYGEVNQHNRFSTLMYTYKKIDDPKFRYHILRKKGDVYDALKSFFKKNEE from the coding sequence ATGACTGAACACGAAAATAAACGCTTTGTTATCTCTCAGGAAAATTGGTCCCTCCATCGTAAAGGGCACCAAGACCAGCAACGTCATATGGAAAAAGTGAAAGATGCGATTAAAAATAATTTACCAGATTTAGTTAGTGAAGAAAGTATTGTGATGTCCAATGGTCGCGAGGTTATTAAAATACCGATTCGTTCACTTGATGAATATAAAATTCGTTATAACTATGATAACTCTAAGCATGTAGGGCAAGGACAAGGCGATAGTAATGTTGGAGATGTAGTGGCGCGGGATGGCAGTAAAGCAAATCAGGCGCAAGGTAAAGGGAAAGAAGCGGGTGACAAGCCTGGCCAAGATTATTATGAAGCGGAAGTAAGTATTGAGGAAATTCAAAACATCTTATTTCATGAACTTGAGTTACCCAATCTACAGCAAAAAGAAAAGGCAGATATTAAAACCGAAAAAATTGAGTTTAATGATATTCGCAAAAAGGGGTTAATGGGTAACGTTGATAAAAAACGTACCATTTTAAATGCGTTAAAGCGAAATGCGATGTATGGAAAAGCGGAAATAACACCTATCCATAATGATGATTTACGTTTCAAAACGTGGGATGAGGTTGAAAAACCAGAATCCAAAGCAGTAGTGCTTGCCATGATGGATACAAGTGGCTCGATGGGATCCTTTGAAAAATATTGTGCACGTAGTTTCTTCTTTTGGATGACTAAGTTCTTACGGTCAAAATATGAAACGGTGGAGATTGAATTTATTGCCCATCATACGGAGGCGAAGGTTGTCACAGAAGAGGAGTTTTTCACGAAGGGAGAGAGTGGGGGAACTATTTGTTCTTCAGCTTATAAAAAGGCATTGGAATTGATACAGGATAAATATCATCCATCTCGCTACAATATTTATCCTGTCCATTTTTCAGATGGTGAAAATATTTCGATGGATAATGAAAAATGTTTGAAACTAGTAGGAGAATTAATGGATGTATCCAGCATGTTTGGCTATGGTGAAGTCAATCAGCATAATCGTTTCTCAACACTTATGTATACGTATAAGAAAATTGATGATCCCAAATTTAGATATCATATTTTGAGAAAAAAAGGCGATGTATATGATGCCTTAAAGAGCTTTTTTAAGAAAAATGAAGAATAG
- a CDS encoding M23 family metallopeptidase — translation MNRHFKFLFTCLLLGMLLYPSAAYAKEELTEEEILQQRMTYYVQFDELLIPWYFLAAIDQYERNLQSVRKDIPKREGYLAIQFSDEYWSGAFNPVKEDTSPETISYFGGMGLDGNHDGIASPKDDEDVIFSMASYLGKFGTTDEDFKLALWEYYGSEEAVNQIFTISTLYRHFKTTELDAHTFPLNIRSDYSYKGTWGANRGWGGRRIHEGTDIFASYGTPVLSTSYGIVEVKGWNQFGGWRIGIRDNHNSYHYYAHLGSYHKDIEVGTIVKPGTVLGYVGSSGYGKEGTSGKFPPHLHYGIYKFNGRTEWAFDPYPSLLQWERQAKNQKK, via the coding sequence TTGAATCGCCATTTTAAATTTCTTTTCACATGTTTACTTTTAGGGATGCTACTTTATCCTTCTGCAGCTTATGCAAAAGAAGAGCTTACAGAAGAAGAAATTTTACAGCAGCGTATGACCTATTATGTACAATTCGATGAATTACTCATCCCCTGGTATTTTTTAGCAGCTATTGATCAGTATGAAAGGAATTTACAGTCTGTTCGTAAAGATATCCCTAAACGGGAAGGCTATTTGGCTATACAATTCTCTGATGAATATTGGTCAGGTGCATTTAATCCTGTAAAGGAAGATACCTCACCTGAAACGATTAGCTATTTCGGAGGAATGGGCCTTGATGGTAATCATGACGGAATCGCTAGTCCAAAGGATGATGAGGATGTCATCTTTTCCATGGCTAGTTATTTAGGGAAATTTGGAACGACTGATGAGGATTTTAAATTAGCATTATGGGAATATTACGGAAGTGAAGAAGCCGTTAATCAAATTTTCACTATCTCAACACTATACAGACATTTTAAAACAACGGAACTTGATGCCCATACCTTCCCACTTAATATTCGCTCTGATTATAGCTACAAAGGCACTTGGGGCGCAAATAGAGGGTGGGGTGGACGTCGCATCCATGAGGGAACCGATATTTTTGCAAGCTACGGAACCCCTGTACTTTCTACCTCCTATGGTATTGTCGAGGTAAAAGGTTGGAATCAATTTGGTGGCTGGCGTATCGGAATTCGTGACAATCATAACTCCTATCACTATTATGCCCACCTTGGGAGCTATCATAAGGATATTGAAGTAGGCACCATTGTAAAGCCTGGCACAGTTCTTGGCTATGTAGGAAGCTCAGGATACGGAAAAGAAGGGACATCAGGTAAATTCCCACCCCATCTCCATTATGGTATTTACAAATTTAATGGTAGAACTGAATGGGCTTTTGATCCATACCCTTCCTTACTGCAATGGGAGCGGCAAGCAAAAAATCAAAAAAAGTAG
- a CDS encoding PrkA family serine protein kinase, which translates to MNILDKVKNYREEENRLKWEGTFADYLNILRERPEVAQTAHSRVYNMIKSAGVVERDGQKMYKFFGQEIFGLETAIERLVEEYFHPAARRLDVRKRILLLMGPVSGGKSTIVTLLKRGLEQYSRTDEGAVYAIKGCPMHEDPLHLIPHHLRNDFFEEYGIRIEGSLSPLNTMRLEKEYEGRIENVMIERITFSEDKRVGIGTFTPSDPKSQDIADLTGSIDFSTIGEFGSESDPRAYRFDGELNKANRGMMEFQEMLKLDEKFLWNLLSLTQEGNFKAGRFALISADELIVAHTNETEYRSFISNKKNEALHSRIIVMPIPYNLKVSQEEHIYEKMIKESDMSHVHIAPHALKAAAIFSVLTRLEVPKKQGVDLIKKMRLYDGENVEGFNSVDLEELKKEFPNEGMNGIDPRYIINRISSAIIRKEVPSINALDVLRALKDGLDQHASISQEDREKYMNYIAVARREYDEIAKNEVQKAFVYSYEESAKTLMNNYLDNVEAFCNKNKLYDPLTGEEMNPDEKLMRSIEEQIGISENAKKAFREEILIRISAYARKGKRFDYNSHERLREAIQKKLFADLKDVVKITTSSKMPDESQLKKINEVVARLVDEHGYNTTSANELLQYVGSLLNR; encoded by the coding sequence ATTAACATTTTAGATAAAGTGAAAAACTATCGCGAAGAAGAAAACAGGCTGAAGTGGGAAGGGACATTTGCAGATTATTTAAACATCCTTAGGGAAAGACCTGAAGTTGCTCAAACAGCCCATTCACGCGTCTACAATATGATAAAAAGTGCTGGTGTAGTGGAACGCGATGGGCAAAAAATGTACAAATTTTTCGGACAAGAAATTTTTGGGCTTGAAACAGCAATTGAAAGACTGGTGGAGGAATATTTCCATCCAGCAGCACGCAGGTTAGATGTTAGAAAACGTATTTTATTATTAATGGGACCTGTAAGTGGTGGTAAATCCACAATAGTTACTTTATTGAAACGCGGATTAGAGCAATACTCACGCACAGATGAGGGTGCGGTTTACGCAATTAAGGGATGTCCGATGCATGAAGATCCACTGCATTTGATTCCACATCATTTACGTAATGACTTTTTTGAAGAGTATGGCATAAGAATTGAAGGAAGTTTATCGCCTTTAAATACGATGCGTCTTGAAAAGGAATACGAAGGGCGTATTGAAAACGTAATGATTGAACGTATTACTTTTTCAGAAGACAAACGTGTTGGTATAGGAACATTTACACCATCAGACCCTAAATCACAAGATATTGCTGATTTAACAGGAAGTATTGATTTTTCTACAATTGGCGAATTTGGCTCAGAGTCTGATCCTCGTGCTTATCGTTTCGATGGTGAGCTGAACAAGGCCAATAGAGGAATGATGGAATTCCAAGAAATGCTGAAGCTTGATGAAAAATTCTTATGGAATTTATTATCCCTAACACAGGAAGGGAATTTTAAAGCGGGTAGATTTGCTTTAATTAGTGCAGATGAGTTAATCGTTGCTCATACGAATGAAACAGAATATCGATCCTTTATTTCTAATAAAAAGAACGAGGCATTACATTCTCGAATTATCGTTATGCCAATTCCATATAACCTTAAAGTAAGTCAGGAAGAGCATATTTATGAAAAGATGATAAAAGAGAGTGATATGTCCCACGTCCATATTGCACCGCATGCTTTAAAGGCTGCAGCAATCTTTTCGGTTCTGACTAGATTAGAAGTACCGAAAAAACAAGGTGTGGATCTAATTAAGAAAATGCGCTTGTACGACGGAGAAAATGTGGAGGGATTTAATTCCGTTGACTTAGAGGAGCTGAAAAAAGAGTTTCCGAACGAAGGCATGAACGGTATTGATCCACGCTATATTATTAACCGTATTTCTTCTGCTATTATTCGCAAAGAAGTACCATCTATAAATGCTTTAGATGTCTTACGAGCTCTAAAGGATGGATTGGATCAGCATGCATCTATTTCTCAAGAGGATCGCGAAAAGTACATGAATTATATTGCGGTTGCTCGTAGAGAGTACGATGAAATTGCTAAAAATGAAGTACAAAAGGCTTTTGTATACTCATATGAAGAATCTGCGAAAACATTAATGAACAACTATCTAGACAATGTAGAGGCATTTTGTAATAAAAATAAGCTTTATGATCCACTGACTGGTGAGGAAATGAACCCTGATGAAAAATTAATGCGCTCGATTGAGGAGCAAATTGGAATATCAGAAAATGCTAAAAAGGCATTCCGTGAGGAGATTCTCATTCGAATTTCAGCCTATGCACGAAAAGGCAAACGTTTTGACTATAATTCTCATGAAAGATTAAGAGAAGCGATACAAAAGAAATTGTTTGCAGATTTGAAGGATGTTGTGAAAATTACAACTTCCTCTAAAATGCCAGATGAATCGCAACTGAAGAAAATAAATGAAGTCGTAGCAAGGCTCGTAGATGAGCATGGCTATAACACCACATCGGCAAACGAGCTGCTACAATATGTAGGTAGTCTACTCAATCGTTAA